In the Advenella kashmirensis WT001 genome, one interval contains:
- the zapD gene encoding cell division protein ZapD, with the protein MVLYEYPINERIRSLMRLEYLFKRLFAFISGTSPMHQHVALSLLFEIMDTCDRAEVRSGILQDIDRQKANLENYRHHPNIDLNALDSAIADLNRVSAALMGKGRIGQAARENEWLMSLKNRFAVPGGTSQIDIPSYHAWQLSAEENRQRAITQWVEPFMPLFDGVSVVLKMLRESGSPVDASTQEGGVFQEMLGGKIYQMVRVWVSGERLIYPEISANKYVVWVRFSELDNQYKTQLITTPTAFKMSFCNV; encoded by the coding sequence TTGGTTTTATACGAATATCCCATCAATGAGCGTATCCGATCCCTGATGCGACTTGAATATCTGTTCAAGCGATTGTTTGCATTTATCAGTGGTACCAGTCCCATGCATCAGCATGTGGCTTTGTCCTTGCTGTTTGAAATTATGGATACCTGCGATCGAGCGGAAGTGCGCTCGGGCATCCTGCAGGATATTGACCGGCAGAAAGCCAACCTTGAAAACTACCGCCATCATCCGAACATTGATCTGAATGCGCTCGATTCGGCCATTGCCGATTTGAATCGCGTGTCGGCCGCCCTCATGGGCAAGGGGCGCATTGGCCAGGCGGCGCGTGAAAACGAATGGCTCATGAGCCTGAAGAACCGGTTTGCAGTGCCCGGCGGCACTTCGCAGATCGATATTCCGTCCTATCATGCCTGGCAATTGTCGGCCGAAGAAAATCGCCAGCGTGCAATCACCCAATGGGTCGAGCCCTTTATGCCGCTGTTTGACGGCGTCAGCGTCGTTCTGAAAATGCTGCGTGAATCGGGTAGTCCGGTCGATGCCAGCACGCAGGAAGGTGGCGTATTTCAGGAAATGCTTGGCGGTAAGATTTATCAGATGGTGCGCGTTTGGGTATCGGGCGAACGTCTGATCTATCCGGAAATCAGCGCCAACAAATATGTGGTATGGGTGCGGTTTTCCGAATTGGACAATCAATACAAAACGCAACTGATCACAACGCCGACGGCATTCAAAATGTCGTTCTGCAATGTTTGA
- a CDS encoding MdtA/MuxA family multidrug efflux RND transporter periplasmic adaptor subunit, translated as MSAPTSTHRKSRKLLLLIIIFLLAGGGYYYWQRSTTQESADKAAAGRASATATPAQGARGGTRGGRNGPAGVATPVSVVPAMKKALTVSVSGLGTVTAFNTVTVRSRVDGPIQKILFTEGQKVKEGDLLVQIDPRSFEVALQQALGTQAQNAALLANAKRDLQRYQTLFKQDSIARQQVDTQQSLVRQYEGQAQNYKAAVDDARLSLTYTKVRAPISGRLGLRTVDVGNLVSAGSTDGIVTITQVQPIAVVFSIPESWLPDVAGPLYKGEKLKVILRDRDNKVQLAEGELASMDNAVDTTTGTVRLKATFANEDETLFPNQFVNTELKVREVSDALVVMSDAIQNSSRGPYVYVVKKDNTVETRQIELGVVDSGYTQIIKGLTEGEQVVSEGVDRLRNGAKVEIVK; from the coding sequence ATGTCGGCTCCCACAAGCACCCATAGAAAGTCCCGTAAACTGCTGCTCCTGATTATTATCTTCTTGCTTGCTGGTGGCGGCTATTACTATTGGCAGCGCAGCACCACTCAGGAATCGGCAGACAAAGCAGCGGCTGGGCGCGCGTCGGCGACAGCGACACCGGCACAGGGTGCGCGTGGCGGGACAAGAGGTGGGCGCAACGGCCCAGCAGGCGTCGCCACACCGGTCAGCGTTGTTCCAGCCATGAAAAAAGCGCTGACCGTCAGTGTCAGCGGCCTGGGAACGGTCACTGCATTCAATACAGTGACGGTGCGCAGCCGGGTGGACGGCCCGATTCAGAAAATTCTCTTTACCGAAGGCCAGAAGGTCAAAGAAGGCGATCTGCTGGTGCAGATAGATCCGCGCTCGTTCGAAGTGGCGCTGCAGCAGGCGCTGGGCACGCAGGCGCAGAATGCCGCGCTGCTTGCCAATGCCAAACGGGATCTGCAACGCTATCAGACCCTGTTCAAACAGGATTCGATAGCCCGCCAGCAGGTCGATACGCAGCAGTCTCTGGTGCGTCAGTATGAGGGACAGGCGCAAAACTATAAAGCTGCCGTGGATGATGCCCGTTTATCGCTGACCTATACCAAAGTGCGCGCGCCCATCAGTGGTCGTCTGGGCCTGCGTACAGTAGATGTGGGCAACCTGGTGTCTGCGGGATCCACTGATGGCATCGTCACGATTACCCAGGTCCAGCCCATTGCGGTGGTGTTTTCCATCCCGGAGTCCTGGTTGCCTGATGTGGCCGGCCCGCTCTACAAAGGCGAGAAGCTCAAGGTCATTTTGCGTGATCGAGATAACAAGGTGCAACTGGCCGAAGGCGAACTTGCCTCCATGGATAACGCAGTGGATACGACAACCGGCACGGTCAGGCTCAAGGCCACCTTCGCCAATGAAGACGAAACGCTGTTCCCAAACCAGTTTGTGAATACGGAATTGAAGGTGCGCGAGGTGTCCGATGCGTTGGTGGTTATGTCCGATGCCATTCAGAACAGTTCGCGTGGCCCTTATGTATATGTAGTGAAAAAAGACAATACGGTAGAGACCCGCCAGATCGAACTGGGCGTTGTCGATAGCGGCTATACCCAGATTATCAAGGGCTTGACCGAAGGCGAGCAGGTGGTTTCCGAAGGTGTAGATCGCCTCCGCAACGGGGCCAAAGTCGAGATCGTCAAGTGA